One region of Triticum aestivum cultivar Chinese Spring chromosome 6B, IWGSC CS RefSeq v2.1, whole genome shotgun sequence genomic DNA includes:
- the LOC123138403 gene encoding separase isoform X1: protein MEAAADDLLAALSSPSSRAGLHSRFAAYLQPFSPHLPAANPNPKPPPKRATKQGKQQQPPPDAAALRSLAKRFLPFLCRALQLLPPLLLPNPSAGGDAAGLDELLEIYGLTLDCLAAISTCLAGKPYSVLLQRGRFVCCLESRGRYARAEAEAAATLDALRCALSPLTAAKPSRGAAIVAPLLPEPGIAGEAGADPEVTILAVELTVCLANCASKGKVKEDACYERVRNLVEQLRPWLRILTEGASKKYLTLLVNALSRCAIFLAAESSFFDADLVREFCVATLGECEKAQLIERLPIVARKICSSVDLSWGESTSLLLAVLESVLRVKAYLPKALNEFLEFIDYFSRSFLSNRDVNAGASKLFYGQGGFSSEISPPIASVLHLYATGLHFSRQQMESEDQPSMSVDFLKNEKNLQTLNNALGTLERIFCATDGKSSKHDNLGKYSSTLTDARHPNKKDSYSCSQSREHINFLAYLDSLEFVCKILLQPANAVWESFFKEKTVPTSGKMTCVLMALNQFIDSSLFAYSSYTKMSDEEKERLNKTLLRALVSAIKISFVTKEAIQKSLYSINCAISSTWIKLEDFKYLIPSIGNIGVTLYNIGHFEEAPKALELCCQATWAQIRLSYCRLSTRTEGHIIIEDLPKDTLKDIITDAFARIDKMVNTLHRCGSKVIRDIVVKSFSELLAHGDTSDYHKSYSVLIESWVKITLKDFANDQNMDSAPLLYHSLMGYPSPLPKKLIGSILEQELLKYGEMESRATMLCGNMQIRIIDILLNELYCSKEYYLDRSKVLVRKAHALRSSGVQNISRCLESLSEAISLLRSILLDSSRGNAIVMHELAIAYCLHAHCAQEANRGGKVIFDDARSAVGLWSKMGTSQHSSPGVIFQQPSETLVPLLCSLVDLLAMKGHFELQFELCKLIIMMWKQENLPIEKLLSMLFINRRLNHACCHLPVDQNFFSYVAEHLGVDCRNTLFWRNCFKGDYPSLSMFLQQLWPVEFFSQPCEYSLGNQFGFNANVDGIVKVASSLVSEVPLNNQSAYLAGWLYYDSSERLLSRGQLLQAISYGREALQLRKKLLKKKFKFNLGKFVIKESECSGGQGFVSLEAWGPTMAEIWPDCTRPSSMRDSFLTPWNVLKCYLESILQVALMHELIGDGTEAEVLLRTGKEISCFQGLPIFAVVFTSALGQLYCKRQLWDAAEGELKHARDLLKENCEFISCETCRLTQEISVDVQAGDLFWNQFDKDLQKHSTCNLSRALGMYRSAMEKLNDTSLEFSAGSCCKLNTSCILGNKDCIAETKRGACNRGKKPLAAKDGVLPPCTPCLLFSQAPIDQYNELVGLKSERKNLKNAESAPPLDVNVKTSKTSSRLAKEQNAAAHSKTRTTRSSKRTAHVKSEKDLAELNSENDISGSDKLSTDALVCGKLSCSLDGVYCSRDDICNMFGCWNCLFVNSLNSESIENILQFRKDCIRRRHLVSLLLKTARALGAQGGKHGAHEVHSIYWQCISLLYFRSLPQGCYRTYEPHLIGLIMNENTGDFLSLERAEILCSMSFFLLKGFLSEQSRDSCCSFSSVQTADIVSWLLKAFVLSGESPSLLQEVCRLLTCIFLLSTIDSTVQLPLYSKGSLSLNHWAAYFHQASVGTHLNCHYLASLQALPRKTDSKGLVGDFANKIDEVPKFLRFSSADMEHLEKHVSEFFNQLPDVPIVCISMLGGDFVNVLGEALLLPSLFPAWMLLSRFDSTNKPTTMLLPVDSISKEAHNEDSSIKELDNPTRASDKNWKCPWSCTIIDYVAPTFRKLLEDNFRSLSGAIDIPKDGQANAVRWWSDRMKLNNDLNEILENMEKLWLGPWKYLLLGHQSADQHSEAVLENLITGLESEFKLEANPALIKVILGGVASVDELKECVSQLVSYKAYFGRGGCCGRDRLRAFSCQIDAEALVSLEHLCNGVVNELAEPVERTPVILVLDTDVQMLPWENLPVLRNQEMYRMPSVRSIFLALTRSTNHQKDASVIDPPFPVIDPFNAFYLLNPGGDLISTQEEFDQLFRNYEWKGNAGDAPTAEELVLALRNHDLFLYFGHGSGSQYVSGKEIEKLDNCAAALLMGCSSGTLHCKGAYAPQGAPLSYLFAGSPSVIANLWDVSDKDIDRFSKALLNSWLQENVTAAKNCSKCCPLTQEFESMTIAAKDNVRSRRKGSRARKQQQTVEMGGSSSCCNCGHRRIASHISEARRACRLPLMIGASPVCYGVPTIIRKK, encoded by the exons AtggaggccgccgccgacgacctcctCGCGGCCCTCTCCTCCCCGAGCTCCCGCGCCGGCCTCCACTCCCGCTTCGCCGCCTACCTCCAGCCCTTCTCCCCCCACCTGCCCGCCGCCAACCCTAACCCCAAGCCGCCGCCGAAGAGGGCGACGAAGCAGggcaagcagcagcagccgccCCCCGACGCGGCCGCCCTCCGCTCCCTCGCGAAGCGGTTCCTCCCGTTCCTCTGCCGCGCGCTCCAGCTCCTCCCGCCGCTCCTCCTCCCGAACCCTAGCGCGGGCGGCGACGCGGCGGGCCTCGACGAGCTGCTCGAGATCTACGGCCTCACCCTCGACTGCCTGGCGGCCATCTCGACCTGCCTCGCCGGGAAGCCCTACTCCGTGCTGCTCCAGCGCGGCCGCTTCGTGTGCTGCCTCGAGTCGCGCGGCCGCTACGCCCGCGCCGAGGCGGAGGCTGCCGCCACTCTCGACGCCCTCCGCTGCGCGCTCTCGCCACTGACGGCCGCAAAGCCTTCTCGTGGCGCTGCAATTGTTGCTCCCCTCCTCCCCGAGCCTGGCATTGCAGGAGAGGCTGGCGCGGACCCTGAAGTCACCATCCTTGCGGTTGAGCTCACCGTATGCCTTGCTAATTGTGCCAGCAAGGGCAAGGTGAAGGAAGATGCCTGCTACGAACGTGTTCGTAACCTTGTTGAGCAGCTCCGGCCATGGCTCCG GATTCTGACTGAGGGGGCCAGCAAGAAGTATCTCACTCTGCTTGTGAATGCACTGAGCCGCTGTGCCATTTTCCTGGCTGCCGAGTCTTCATTTTTCGACGCTGATCTTGTCCGTGAATTCTGTGTTGCAACCTTAGGGGAGTGTGAGAAGGCACAGCTGATTGAACGCTTGCCCATC GTTGCACGCAAGATCTGTTCTTCTGTGGATTTGAGTTGGGGTGAGAGCACATCGCTTTTGCTTGCCGTGCTTGAGTCTGTTTTACGTGTCAAG GCCTACTTACCTAAAGCTTTGAACGAGTTCCTAGAGTTTATAGATTATTTTTCTCGGAGTTTTCTTTCAAATAGGGATGTAAATGCTGGTGCTTCAAAACTATTTTATGGACAAGGTGGTTTTTCTTCTGAG ATTTCCCCGCCCATCGCCTCAGTTCTTCATCTTTATGCTACTGGATTACACTTCAGTAGACAGCAAATGGAAAGCGAAGATCAGCCCTCTATGTCAGTGGATTTTCTCAAGAATGAAAAGAACCTACAAACTTTGAACAATGCACTGGGCACACTAGAACGGATTTTCTGTGCCACTGATGGCAAATCCAGTAAACATGATAATTTGGGTAAATATTCAAGTACACTAACTGATGCCAGGCATCCCAATAAGAAAGACAGTTATAGTTGTTCTCAGTCACGTGAGCATATTAATTTTTTGGCATATTTGGATTCTTTGGAGTTTGTTTGCAAGATACTATTGCAGCCTGCAAATGCAGTTTGGGAGAGCTTCTTCAAAGAAAAAACAGTCCCCACTTCGGGGAAAATGACATGTGTCTTAATGGCACTGAATCAGTTTATTGATTCCAGCCTTTTTGCTTATAG CAGTTATACCAAAATGTCTGACGAAGAGAAGGAGAGATTAAATAAAACCTTACTGAGGGCCCTAGTGTCAGCAATCAAAATTTCCTTTGTGACCAAAGAGGCTATCCAG AAGAGCTTGTATTCTATCAATTGTGCCATTTCAAGTACATGGATAAAGCTTGAGGATTTCAAATATTTGATCCCTTCAATTGGTAACATCGGCGTGACACTTTATAATATTGGACATTTTGAAGAG GCACCAAAGGCATTAGAACTATGCTGCCAAGCAACATGGGCACAGATCAGACTTTCTTACTGTAGACTATCAACAAGAACGGAAGGTCACATCATAATTGAGGATCTACCGAAGGATACACTGAAGGATATCATTACAGATGCATTTGCTAGGATAGATAAGATGGTCAACACTCTCCATAGATGTGGCTCAAAAGTGATACGAGATATTGTTGTGAAGAGCTTTTCTGAATTGTTGGCCCATGGTGACACATCAGATTATCACAAAAGCTATTCGGTTCTGATCGAGTCGTGGGTGAAG ATAACACTTAAGGATTTTGCGAATGACCAAAATATGGATAGTGCCCCACTTCTATATCACTCTCTAATGGGCTACCCATCTCCCTTGCCAAAGAAGTTGATAGGCTCAATCTTAGAGCAG GAATTATTAAAATATGGAGAAATGGAATCTCGTGCCACCATGCTCTGCGGAAATATGCAAATAAGAATAATAGATATTCTATTGAATGAACTTTATTGTTCAAAAGAGTACTATCTGGACAGATCAAAAGTTTTAGTTAGAAAGGCACATGCACTCCGTTCATCTGGGGTGCAAAACATAAGCAGGTGTCTTGAGTCCTTATCTGAAGCCATATCTTTACTG CGAAGCATCTTACTGGATTCATCTCGAGGGAATGCGATTGTGATGCATGAATTAGCTATTGCTTACTGCTTGCATGCACATTGTGCGCAGGAAGCCAATCGTGGCGGCAAG GTAATCTTTGATGATGCTAGGAGTGCCGTTGGCTTGTGGTCAAAGATGGGTACTTCTCAGCATTCTTCTCCTGGTGTGATCTTTCAACAGCCATCAGAAACTCTTGTACCACTTCTTTGTTCTCTTGTTGATTTGTTGGCCATGAAG GGTCACTTTGAGCTTCAGTTTGAGCTGTGCAAGCTTATCATAATGATGTGGAAGCAAGAAAATTTACCCATAGAAAAGTTATTATCCATGTTATTTATCAACCGGCGCCTTAATCATGCGTGCTGTCATCTCCCAGTGGACCAGAATTTTTTTTCTTATGTGGCAGAACACCTTGGTGTTGATTGCCGCAATACATTGTTTTGGAGAAACTGTTTCAAAGGAGATTATCCTTCTCTTTCTATGTTTCTTCAGCAGTTGTGGCCTGTTGAATTCTTTTCTCAACCGTGTGAATATTCCCTTGGAAATCAGTTTGGTTTCAATGCTAATGTTGATGGGATTGTTAAAGTTGCATCATCTCTGGTTTCTGAA GTTCCTTTGAATAATCAATCAGCCTATCTGGCTGGCTGGCTGTATTATGATTCGTCAGAAAGACTTCTGTCAAGAGGACAACTTCTCCAG GCCATTTCATATGGAAGAGAAGCCCTCCAATTGCGCAAGAAGCTCCTaaaaaagaagttcaaatttaatttGGGCAAGTTTGTAATCAAGGAAAGCGAATGTTCTGGTGGGCAAGGCTTTGTTTCACTTGAAGCATGGGGACCAACAATGGCTGAAATTTGGCCAGATTGCACCAGGCCAAGCAGCATGAGAGATTCTTTCCTTACCCCATGGAATGTACTTAAATGTTACCTTGAAAGCATATTACAG GTTGCTCTGATGCATGAGTTGATTGGTGATGGCACCGAAGCAGAAGTTCTATTACGGACAGGAAAGGAGATATCATGTTTCCAAGGATTGCCAATTTTTGCTGTTGTTTTTACATCAGCGTTAG GTCAACTATACTGCAAGAGACAGCTGTGGGATGCTGCAGAGGGTGAGCTTAAACATGCTAGGGATCTCCTTAAAGAAAATTGTGAATTCATTTCATGTGAGACATGCAGGTTGACTCAAGAGATATCAGTTGATGTGCAAGCTGGGGATCTGTTTTGGAATCAATTTGACAAAGATTTGCAAAAACATTCAACATGCAATTTGTCTCGTGCTTTAGGCATGTACCGATCTGCCATGGAGAAATTGAATGACACCAGTTTGGAATTTTCTGCTGGGTCCTGTTGTAAACTTAATACTAGTTGCATTTTGGGCAACAAAGACTGTATTGCAGAAACCAAGCGTGGAGCTTGTAATCGTGGGAAAAAACCCTTAGCAGCCAAGGATGGAGTGTTACCTCCATGTACTCCTTGTTTGTTGTTCAGTCAAGCACCTATTGACCAGTACAATGAACTTGTGGGATTAAAATCTGAAAGGAAAAACTTGAAGAATGCCGAAAGTGCCCCACCATTGGATGTTAACGTTAAGACATCCAAAACTTCATCACGTTTAGCCAAAGAACAGAATGCGGCAGCTCATTCAAAGACTAGAACCACCCGATCCAGCAAGCGAACTGCACATGTGAAAAGTGAAAAAGATCTAGCTGAACTGAATAGTGAGAATGACATATCTGGGAGCGACAAATTGTCCACAGATGCTTTAGTCTGTGGGAAGCTAAGCTGCTCCCTTGATGGTGTTTACTGCAGCAGAGATGACATATGCAATATGTTTGGGTGTTGGAATTGCCTTTTTGTTAATTCACTCAATTCTGAGTCCATTGAGAATATATTGCAGTTCAGAAAAGACTGCATCCGCCGACGCCATCTTGTGTCTCTTCTGTTAAAAACAG CAAGAGCCTTGGGAGCTCAGGGTGGAAAGCATGGAGCTCATGAAGTTCATAGTATCTACTGGCAGTGTATATCATTGTTGTATTTCAGATCTCTTCCTCAAGGTTGTTATAGAACCTATGAGCCTCATTTAATTGGACTAATCATGAATGAAAATACTGGTGATTTTCTTTCTTTAGAGCGTGCGGAAATACTATGTAGTATGAGTTTCTTTTTGTTGAAGGGTTTCCTTTCAGAACAGTCAAG GGATAGTTGCTGCAGCTTCTCTAGTGTACAAACGGCTGATATCGTTTCTTGGTTGCTGAAAGCTTTTGTGTTATCTGGAGAGAGTCCTTCACTTCTTCAGGAG GTTTGCAGGCTACTCACATGCATATTCTTACTCTCAACGATAGATTCCACGGTTCAATTACCTTTGTATTCCAAGGGATCTCTCTCTTTGAATCATTGGGCTGCTTACTTTCATCAAGCTTCTGTTGGAACTCATCTCAATTGCCATTACCTTGCAAGCTTACAGGCATTGCCCAGAAAAACAGATTCGAAG GGTCTTGTTGGAGATTTCGCAAACAAGATAGATGAGGTCCCAAAGTTTCTAAG GTTTTCATCGGCAGACATGGAACATCTCGAAAAGCATGTATCAGAATTCTTCAATCAACTTCCTGATGTACCAATTGTGTGCATTAGTATGCTTGGAGGTGATTTTGTGAATGTTCTTGGGGAAGCACTTCTTCTCCCTTCCCTGTTTCCTGCTTGGATGTTGCTCTCAAGGTTTGATTCAACAAACAAGCCTACCACAATGCTTCTACCAGTGGATTCTATTTCAAAAG AAGCACATAATGAAGACTCTTCTATCAAAGAACTGGATAATCCAACTAGAGCTTCAGATAAGAATTGGAAGTGCCCTTGGAGCTGCACTATTATAGATTATGTGGCTCCAACTTTCAGAAAGCTACTTGAGGATAACTTTAGATCCCTCTCTGGTGCAATTGATATTCCAAAGGATGGACAAGCAAATGCAGTAAGGTGGTGGTCGGATAGAATGAAGCTCAACAACGACCTTAATGAGATACTGGA AAACATGGAAAAATTGTGGCTAGGACCCTGGAAATATCTTCTGCTGGGGCACCAATCAGCTGACCAACACAGTGAGGCAGTGCTGGAAAATCTAATCACTGGTCTAGAATCAGAATTCAAACTTGAAGCAAATCCGGCGCTCATCAAGGTCATCCTTGGTGGGGTTGCATCAGTGGATGAACTGAAAGAATGTGTTTCTCAGCTTGTATCATATAAAGCTTACTTTGGCAGGGGAGGGTGTTGTGGAAGAGATAGACTTAGAGCCTTCTCTTGCCAGATTGATGCTGAAGCTCTGGTGTCCCTTGAGCATTTATGCAATGGTGTAGTGAATGAGCTGGCCGAGCCAGTTGAGAGAACTCCAGTGATTTTAGTTCTGGATACTGATGTGCAG ATGCTTCCTTGGGAGAACTTGCCTGTCTTAAGGAATCAGGAAATGTACCGCATGCCGTCAGTGAGAAGCATCTTTCTAGCATTGACTAGAAGCACTAATCATCAGAAAGATGCCAGTGTCATAGACCCTCCTTTTCCTGTTATTGACCCTTTCAATGCATTCTATCTGTTGAATCCTGGTGGTGATTTGATCAGCACACAAGAGGAATTTGATCAGTTGTTTAGAAACTACGAGTGGAAG GGAAATGCTGGGGATGCTCCAACAGCTGAAGAGCTTGTCTTGGCCCTGAGGAATCATGATCTTTTTCTCTACTTTGGACATGGAAGTG GAAGCCAGTATGTCTCTGGAAAGGAAATCGAGAAGTTAGATAATTGTGCAGCTGCTCTCCTCATGGGTTGCAGTAGTGGGACACTTCATTGCAAAGGAGCGTATGCTCCTCAAGGGGCCCCTTTGTCTTATTTATTTGCTGGTTCTCCGTCCGTCATTGCAAATCTCTGGGACGTCTCGGATAAAGATATAGATCGATTTAGTAAAGCACTGCTCAATTCATGGCTGCAAGAAAATGTCACGGCTGCCAAGAATTGCTCTAAGTGTTGCCCTCTGACCCAAGAATTTGAGTCCATGACCATCGCCGCGAAGGACAATGTTAGGTCAAGACGAAAAGGCTCACGAGCTAGGAAGCAACAACAGACAGTAGAGATGGGCGGCAGTAGTAGTTGCTGTAACTGCGGGCACAGGCGAATAGCTTCACATATAAGTGAAGCTAGGCGTGCTTGCAGGCTTCCTCTTATGATCGGTGCATCTCCTGTTTGTTATGGTGTGCCTACTATCATCAGGAAGAAGTAA